A portion of the Mesobacillus jeotgali genome contains these proteins:
- a CDS encoding GNAT family N-acetyltransferase, with amino-acid sequence MIKDWHEKLLEYFPAREMKSKKHFESLFTEKEKVYKKEEGPEYVLVYLEQQDFIFIDYILVSGSRRSRGTGSRLLDRLKQKNKAIILEVEPENASDPDSLKRIDFYQRNGFKEMGSIQYERIHAVTGELNKMDIYSWAPSPRTDEWVFERMKYVYQEIHAFNSKKLYGKNPQPADDVLQLRKKSFSKAK; translated from the coding sequence GTGATTAAAGACTGGCATGAAAAGCTGTTGGAATACTTCCCGGCCCGTGAAATGAAATCAAAAAAACATTTTGAATCCCTTTTTACCGAAAAGGAAAAAGTATATAAAAAAGAAGAAGGACCGGAATATGTCCTTGTTTACCTTGAACAGCAGGATTTTATTTTTATTGATTATATTTTGGTAAGCGGCAGCAGAAGAAGCAGGGGTACAGGTTCCAGGCTTTTGGACAGACTTAAACAAAAGAATAAAGCCATCATTCTCGAAGTCGAGCCGGAAAATGCCAGCGATCCCGATTCTTTAAAGCGGATCGATTTTTACCAGCGAAATGGATTCAAGGAAATGGGTTCTATTCAGTATGAAAGAATCCATGCTGTCACTGGGGAACTGAATAAAATGGATATTTATAGCTGGGCTCCATCGCCAAGAACCGACGAATGGGTATTCGAACGGATGAAATACGTTTACCAGGAAATCCATGCTTTTAACTCGAAAAAGTTATATGGCAAGAATCCTCAGCCTGCTGATGACGTATTGCAGCTGAGGAAGAAAAGCTTCAGCAAGGCTAAATGA
- a CDS encoding diacylglycerol/lipid kinase family protein, which translates to MKKAMIIVNPSSGKEKAKDYVEKIQETLQEAFHMIDVKETEKEGDAAAFATEACVALYDAVIAMGGDGTINEAINGLAEQAHRPVLGIIPLGTINDFARALNIPLEPYQAIATLKEQYLRPVDIGKVNEYYFANVLAVGAIAEASYNVSPEQKTRLGSLAYFMEGAKSFLSGEAIEICVEHDGGKWEGQTFLLLAALTNSVGGFEALAPEANVNDGKMHTFIIKKMSVPKIATLIPSLLRGELEDSKDVEYFRTSFLNVSSDKAHAVNIDGEEGEPLPFSAKVLPGHLDIYVPSNKKT; encoded by the coding sequence ATGAAAAAGGCTATGATTATCGTCAATCCATCGTCTGGAAAAGAAAAAGCGAAGGACTATGTGGAGAAAATACAAGAAACCCTGCAAGAAGCTTTTCACATGATTGATGTAAAAGAAACGGAGAAAGAAGGCGATGCTGCCGCGTTTGCCACCGAAGCCTGTGTGGCTTTATATGATGCAGTAATTGCAATGGGCGGTGACGGGACGATCAATGAAGCCATCAACGGTCTTGCCGAACAGGCACATCGTCCCGTTCTTGGTATCATCCCGCTCGGCACCATCAATGATTTTGCCAGGGCGCTCAATATTCCGCTCGAGCCATATCAGGCGATTGCCACTTTGAAAGAACAATATCTTCGTCCTGTAGATATCGGGAAGGTCAATGAGTATTATTTTGCCAATGTTTTAGCTGTTGGCGCGATAGCGGAAGCCTCTTATAATGTCAGCCCGGAACAAAAAACCAGACTCGGATCACTGGCTTATTTTATGGAAGGAGCAAAATCCTTCCTGAGTGGGGAAGCTATTGAGATCTGTGTTGAACATGACGGCGGGAAATGGGAAGGCCAGACTTTCCTTTTGCTTGCAGCCCTCACTAATTCCGTTGGCGGTTTCGAGGCCCTTGCACCTGAAGCGAATGTGAATGACGGCAAAATGCACACTTTCATCATAAAAAAGATGTCTGTCCCAAAAATCGCCACACTCATTCCTTCACTTTTGAGGGGGGAATTGGAAGATAGCAAGGATGTGGAATATTTCCGGACTTCCTTTCTTAATGTTTCGTCCGACAAAGCACATGCGGTCAATATCGACGGTGAAGAAGGCGAACCGCTTCCATTCAGCGCAAAAGTCCTTCCAGGTCATCTGGATATTTATGTGCCGAGCAACAAAAAAACCTGA
- a CDS encoding ATP-grasp domain-containing protein, producing the protein MENTENKKEQLTAILGWSLPAIEAMDKLGRPFVVVGPPDFQEFADKHEIQFIGWEFDRLNEKSTELYEKLRMLNTRLAVPIYEETVEWAGALNARFTGDPRIFNRSLLLRDKGLMKRKAQIAGMRVGVFEEAYDKQDVYRFLKRVNEALIKLDGDPNDPIHVKPLNKAGTVGHRMIREAKEIEMMDDSEFPCLMESHLDGQEFSCEVFIHNGKIRFLNITEYVQLGHSNFVPASPSLEEWRPQIRAEIEKLVESFEIKYGVIHPEFFISPDGKINFGEVAARVPGGHIFELIERAYGFSAFQAQILCSDPLTTEEELEAFFPEEVVSAKGFAGSLMVYPRVQLIEKLNVPTELKENPYFERHDMFIPVTSKVAERVGFGNHYGTIFFFGDDSTKMRELLKEYENYDFYL; encoded by the coding sequence ATGGAGAATACAGAAAATAAAAAAGAACAGCTAACAGCCATATTGGGATGGAGTCTTCCTGCGATCGAAGCTATGGATAAGCTTGGCCGTCCATTCGTCGTAGTAGGTCCGCCTGATTTCCAGGAGTTTGCGGATAAGCATGAAATTCAATTTATTGGCTGGGAATTCGACCGTTTAAATGAAAAATCGACCGAGCTTTATGAAAAGCTCAGGATGCTCAACACTAGGCTCGCTGTCCCGATTTATGAAGAAACGGTCGAATGGGCCGGGGCGCTAAATGCAAGATTTACAGGAGACCCTAGAATCTTTAATCGTTCACTTCTGCTTCGGGACAAAGGGCTGATGAAACGTAAAGCACAAATTGCAGGTATGAGAGTCGGAGTTTTTGAAGAGGCATATGACAAGCAGGATGTATACAGATTCCTGAAGCGGGTTAATGAGGCATTGATTAAGCTGGATGGCGATCCGAATGACCCTATTCATGTAAAGCCGCTTAATAAAGCGGGTACAGTCGGGCACAGGATGATCAGGGAAGCAAAAGAGATTGAGATGATGGATGACTCTGAGTTTCCATGTCTGATGGAAAGCCATCTTGATGGCCAGGAATTCTCTTGTGAAGTTTTTATCCATAATGGAAAAATTCGCTTTCTGAATATCACGGAATATGTACAGCTAGGCCATTCGAATTTTGTGCCAGCCTCTCCTTCTCTAGAGGAATGGAGACCGCAAATCAGGGCAGAGATTGAGAAACTGGTAGAGTCCTTCGAAATAAAATACGGCGTCATCCACCCGGAATTTTTCATTTCCCCGGACGGAAAAATCAATTTTGGCGAAGTGGCTGCCAGGGTTCCGGGAGGGCATATTTTCGAACTGATTGAAAGGGCTTATGGCTTCAGTGCTTTTCAGGCGCAAATTCTCTGCAGTGATCCACTGACAACCGAAGAGGAGCTCGAAGCCTTTTTCCCTGAAGAAGTTGTATCTGCAAAAGGGTTTGCGGGAAGCCTCATGGTCTATCCCCGTGTACAGCTGATTGAAAAGCTGAATGTCCCAACTGAATTGAAGGAAAATCCATACTTCGAAAGACATGATATGTTCATCCCTGTTACTTCAAAGGTGGCTGAGCGGGTAGGGTTCGGAAACCATTACGGAACGATCTTTTTCTTTGGCGATGACAGCACAAAGATGAGAGAGCTTTTGAAAGAATACGAGAATTACGATTTTTATTTATAA